The Bacillus sp. Marseille-Q1617 genome has a segment encoding these proteins:
- a CDS encoding LLM class flavin-dependent oxidoreductase — MKKQIHLNGFIQNSPSPHSTGLWKHEKDQGTSHNSLAYWVETAKTLERGKFDAMFIADVLGTYSVYENSHDAAVRGAVQLPAHDPLIPISAMAAVTEHLGFAPTISTTYAQPYSLARQLSTLDHLTGGRVAWNVVTSYLESEAINLGLSGRLPKELRYDRADEFLQVAYKLWEHSWENEAVVYDKENDTFANPERVHSINHEGEFFSVPGPHLVEPSPQRTPVLFQAGSSPKGRDFAAKHAEAVFTKNHSLDGLKLYTSDIRRRAAEQGRNPDELLIFPMILPIIGSTEEEAYAKYEELTNHVSYEGTASLLSGHTGIDFSQFDPDQYIEDIETDAMQGNLDMYGKDPNKRWTLREAIKNHGLGNGTVKFIGTPEQIADEIERWAVVGDADGFNIAQTYSPGTFTEFVEHVVPELQKRGIYRMEYEGSTLRENMFGRGRRHLPADHPAKKLAPVYS, encoded by the coding sequence ATGAAAAAACAAATTCATCTCAACGGCTTCATCCAAAACTCGCCTTCACCGCATTCGACCGGCTTATGGAAACATGAAAAAGATCAAGGTACTTCTCACAACAGTCTGGCTTATTGGGTCGAAACGGCAAAGACGCTTGAACGCGGGAAATTTGATGCGATGTTCATCGCTGATGTGCTTGGTACCTACAGCGTTTATGAAAACAGTCATGATGCGGCGGTCAGGGGTGCAGTGCAGCTGCCTGCACATGATCCGCTCATCCCGATCTCGGCCATGGCGGCTGTAACAGAGCATCTTGGGTTTGCACCGACGATCTCCACGACTTATGCCCAGCCTTATTCACTGGCACGGCAGTTATCGACGCTTGACCATTTAACCGGGGGAAGGGTGGCATGGAATGTGGTGACCTCCTATTTGGAAAGTGAAGCCATTAATCTTGGACTTTCCGGGAGGCTTCCAAAGGAACTCCGATATGACAGAGCCGATGAATTCCTCCAGGTCGCTTATAAATTGTGGGAGCACAGCTGGGAGAACGAGGCGGTCGTTTATGATAAAGAAAATGATACGTTTGCGAATCCGGAAAGAGTTCATTCCATCAACCATGAAGGAGAGTTTTTCAGTGTGCCGGGCCCTCATCTGGTGGAGCCTTCCCCTCAGCGCACCCCGGTATTGTTCCAGGCGGGGTCCTCTCCAAAAGGGAGGGATTTTGCAGCAAAACATGCCGAAGCAGTATTTACTAAAAATCATTCACTGGACGGATTGAAGCTGTATACATCCGATATCCGCAGACGGGCGGCAGAGCAGGGAAGAAACCCGGATGAGCTTCTCATCTTCCCGATGATCCTGCCAATCATAGGTTCAACAGAGGAAGAAGCATATGCCAAATATGAAGAACTTACAAACCACGTCAGCTATGAAGGCACCGCTTCTCTTTTATCCGGTCACACTGGGATAGACTTTTCACAATTCGACCCTGATCAATATATCGAGGACATCGAGACTGACGCCATGCAGGGGAACCTCGATATGTACGGAAAAGATCCGAACAAAAGGTGGACGCTCCGGGAAGCGATCAAAAATCACGGCCTGGGCAATGGAACGGTCAAGTTCATCGGCACCCCTGAGCAGATCGCGGATGAAATCGAGAGGTGGGCGGTTGTTGGGGATGCAGACGGCTTCAATATCGCCCAGACGTATTCACCGGGTACATTCACCGAGTTTGTCGAACATGTGGTCCCGGAACTGCAGAAGCGTGGGATTTACCGGATGGAATATGAAGGATCCACCCTGAGAGAAAACATGTTTGGCAGAGGCCGGAGACACCTGCCTGCAGATCATCCTGCCAAGAAGCTTGCACCCGTTTATTCATAA
- a CDS encoding sodium:solute symporter gives MSQIALYTWIGFAVFLAAMFALGFISMKKTKSVSDFAIGGGNLGPYVLGLSFAATYLSAATFLGYPGWSHDWGLSNLWLFLAMIGGGPIGVLMVAKKVRKLNNGQKSLSLPDWLGDFYNSDLLRVGTGLILLFNIFYIAAQFVAGARIFEYLLGMSYQGGLIFIAVIVVLYVFGGGAFADIYTDAVQAVMMAVAGVFIFISGIVVFWKGSISTTFTSISGKLAAQDGNLIQAFNPDSAHFSSLSLVTGAIVIQWAFASAPHLFNKVLGLKSEKDLGKMILTYVITAAFSVLVLFGGIYSRAALGNNVAAPDLALMEYAVWAFPAVIVAILGVVILAAAMSTTDGLFVSISTVFANDIFLKVLVKRGIVKVSDAKAEKIALQISRLSVPIIGLLAYLIVLKPPAYMGDIMWIGISGIAAGTMGPILHAVYGRRKASARAAELSMVIGLLSYLILYFGGIVPSTMAAGAVSTFIGIAVITVLAPILKEKQPQTSQRLEKVYNIK, from the coding sequence ATGAGTCAAATCGCATTATATACATGGATAGGATTTGCCGTATTTCTTGCAGCAATGTTTGCCCTGGGATTTATCAGTATGAAAAAGACCAAGAGTGTCAGTGATTTTGCCATAGGCGGGGGAAACCTCGGCCCTTATGTCCTGGGGCTTTCCTTTGCCGCCACGTACTTAAGTGCCGCTACCTTCCTCGGGTACCCGGGCTGGTCCCATGATTGGGGACTATCAAATCTTTGGCTGTTCCTGGCGATGATCGGCGGGGGGCCGATCGGGGTATTGATGGTAGCCAAGAAAGTCCGGAAGCTAAATAACGGACAAAAGTCGCTGTCCTTGCCCGACTGGCTGGGGGATTTTTATAACAGCGATCTTCTCCGGGTCGGTACGGGGTTGATTCTTTTGTTCAACATCTTTTATATAGCCGCCCAGTTTGTCGCAGGTGCCCGCATCTTTGAATATCTTCTCGGCATGTCCTATCAGGGCGGATTGATTTTTATAGCCGTGATTGTCGTACTTTACGTCTTTGGCGGAGGGGCATTCGCCGATATTTATACGGATGCCGTCCAGGCAGTGATGATGGCAGTGGCCGGGGTCTTTATTTTCATTTCCGGGATCGTCGTGTTCTGGAAGGGGAGCATCTCAACGACCTTTACCAGCATCAGCGGAAAATTGGCGGCTCAGGATGGAAATCTGATTCAGGCTTTCAATCCGGATTCTGCTCATTTTTCTTCTTTAAGTTTAGTGACAGGTGCGATTGTGATTCAGTGGGCATTTGCCTCTGCCCCTCATCTGTTTAACAAGGTACTGGGTCTGAAGAGTGAAAAAGATTTGGGGAAAATGATTTTGACTTATGTGATCACTGCTGCATTTTCCGTTTTAGTTCTATTTGGAGGTATTTACAGCAGGGCGGCACTTGGAAATAACGTTGCAGCTCCTGATCTGGCACTGATGGAATATGCGGTATGGGCATTTCCTGCGGTCATTGTAGCGATATTGGGGGTTGTGATCCTTGCTGCCGCCATGTCGACAACGGATGGATTGTTTGTGTCGATTTCGACTGTCTTTGCCAATGATATCTTTTTGAAAGTACTGGTGAAAAGAGGAATCGTGAAAGTGAGCGACGCGAAAGCAGAGAAGATCGCGCTGCAGATCAGCCGGCTTTCAGTGCCCATTATCGGGCTCCTGGCCTATTTGATTGTCTTGAAGCCTCCTGCGTATATGGGAGATATCATGTGGATCGGCATTTCAGGAATCGCAGCCGGAACGATGGGGCCGATTTTACACGCGGTATATGGACGTAGAAAGGCATCCGCCAGGGCAGCGGAACTTTCCATGGTGATCGGACTCCTTTCCTATCTCATCCTTTACTTTGGCGGAATCGTGCCAAGCACCATGGCAGCGGGAGCCGTTTCAACTTTTATCGGAATCGCCGTGATTACAGTGCTTGCCCCTATCTTGAAAGAAAAACAACCGCAAACCAGCCAAAGACTCGAAAAAGTCTACAACATAAAGTAA
- a CDS encoding DUF2521 family protein has product MNVITTFNTKRREKQIKTERKLLKEISIKMLQESVRKHFGYIKIQGGVFMQQGFDEACFDVAIEAYLLGGKVSKFGYSGEDREAVKKRCREELKHFIDTLYNFWLYWSEMGISNQVDESIFYSCEHFVETWWSEGYEKGIKRLKLRLH; this is encoded by the coding sequence TTGAACGTTATTACAACCTTCAATACAAAGAGAAGAGAAAAACAAATCAAGACAGAAAGAAAACTGCTCAAGGAAATTTCGATTAAAATGCTCCAGGAAAGCGTACGGAAGCATTTTGGATATATAAAAATTCAAGGCGGCGTATTCATGCAGCAGGGTTTTGATGAAGCCTGCTTCGATGTCGCGATTGAAGCCTACCTCCTCGGAGGGAAAGTAAGCAAGTTCGGATACAGCGGGGAAGATAGGGAAGCAGTAAAGAAGCGGTGCAGGGAAGAATTAAAGCATTTCATCGATACGCTTTATAACTTCTGGCTGTATTGGTCCGAGATGGGCATCTCCAATCAAGTGGACGAATCCATTTTCTACAGCTGCGAACACTTTGTGGAGACATGGTGGTCAGAGGGATATGAAAAGGGAATCAAACGGCTTAAGCTTCGCCTTCACTAA
- the cwlD gene encoding N-acetylmuramoyl-L-alanine amidase CwlD, whose product MRQKLKLAGIIAALGILLFIVQYKIMDKDTWDSWNLPLSGKIIYIDPGHGGPDGGAGDKDALEKDIALNVSLMIRDYLQEQGALVLMTREEDKDLADEHTKGYSRRKVEDLHKRLNLINDSEADMFLSIHLNSIPSPKWSGAQTFYNPKFEENKALSKAIQKEITRNLENTSREAKGLQSVYILKHAKKPGALVEIGFLSNPAERSNLLKDDYQEKVAASIYQGVLNYLTEED is encoded by the coding sequence ATGAGACAGAAATTAAAACTTGCAGGGATTATTGCGGCCCTCGGGATCCTGTTATTTATAGTTCAATATAAAATAATGGACAAAGATACATGGGATTCATGGAATCTTCCCTTGTCAGGTAAGATTATATATATTGATCCGGGTCATGGGGGGCCTGATGGCGGAGCGGGGGATAAAGACGCTTTGGAAAAGGATATCGCATTGAATGTCTCCCTGATGATCAGAGATTATCTTCAGGAACAGGGAGCACTGGTCCTTATGACCCGCGAGGAAGACAAGGATCTGGCGGATGAACATACAAAAGGGTACAGTCGGAGAAAGGTAGAAGATCTGCACAAGCGCTTGAACCTGATCAATGATTCAGAAGCGGATATGTTTTTAAGTATACATCTAAATTCCATCCCTTCCCCAAAATGGAGCGGGGCACAGACTTTTTATAATCCGAAGTTTGAGGAAAACAAGGCTCTTTCAAAAGCCATACAAAAAGAGATCACCCGGAACTTAGAAAATACAAGCCGGGAAGCAAAAGGCCTTCAGAGTGTGTATATCTTAAAACACGCCAAAAAACCGGGTGCGTTAGTGGAAATCGGCTTCCTTTCAAACCCTGCAGAACGTTCGAACCTGCTTAAGGATGATTATCAGGAAAAAGTGGCTGCATCCATTTACCAGGGTGTCCTGAATTATTTAACCGAAGAGGATTAA
- a CDS encoding STAS domain-containing protein, with protein sequence MKVSIIETLEHHYNDLYTKWVQDLEETTDRLNISYYQHTQVKNDLFESIYRSLNQDNESFIKDFDDLYKKIVENKEALEYISTGYQSFRRVALFILIKEDLSKEEVLDIYDEVDRWFDPVFNKMISKCTDSWEETFNVQRKTLVELSAPVIQLFDHISVMPLVGHIDEERINRIKENLLEGVTNFHSSIVFLDITGVPVLDTFAAQGIIESTRAAGLLGAECILVGVRPEIAQTLINLGIDLKELKTFSSLNNGLMFAQNQMDNG encoded by the coding sequence ATGAAAGTATCGATTATCGAAACACTCGAACATCATTATAATGATCTTTATACCAAATGGGTCCAGGATTTAGAAGAAACGACAGACAGGTTGAATATATCCTATTATCAGCATACCCAAGTGAAAAATGATTTGTTCGAATCAATCTATAGAAGCCTTAATCAGGATAATGAAAGTTTTATCAAAGACTTTGATGACTTATACAAAAAAATAGTGGAAAATAAAGAGGCTTTGGAATATATCTCTACCGGATATCAATCGTTTAGAAGGGTTGCGCTGTTCATTCTAATAAAAGAGGATTTATCCAAAGAGGAAGTATTGGACATTTATGATGAAGTCGACCGCTGGTTTGATCCCGTATTCAATAAAATGATCAGTAAGTGTACAGACTCATGGGAAGAGACGTTCAATGTCCAAAGGAAAACACTGGTTGAACTATCTGCTCCCGTCATTCAATTATTTGACCATATCTCGGTGATGCCCTTGGTCGGTCATATCGATGAAGAAAGGATCAATCGTATAAAAGAAAACCTCCTTGAAGGTGTGACCAACTTTCATTCATCGATTGTCTTCCTAGATATTACCGGAGTCCCGGTATTGGATACATTTGCTGCTCAAGGCATCATCGAATCCACAAGGGCGGCCGGACTGCTCGGTGCGGAATGTATCCTGGTAGGGGTACGCCCTGAGATAGCTCAGACGCTGATCAATCTGGGAATTGATTTAAAGGAACTGAAAACGTTCAGTTCCTTGAATAATGGATTAATGTTTGCGCAGAATCAAATGGATAATGGTTAA
- a CDS encoding Mrp/NBP35 family ATP-binding protein — MLTEQQTRDLLSQLKDPFLHKTLKETNGVVEVSVKKEKEHVSVKIALAKTGSGEQLQFQQQVVQLLKDNGAGSVGIRFTELPQEELEKHRGTGGEGTDLLSPASKTTFIAIASGKGGVGKSTVSVNLAVALARQGKKVGLIDADIYGFSVPDMMGIVKRPVVRGERIIPVERFGVKVISMGFFVEDNAPVIWRGPMLGKMLNNFFSEVEWGDLDYLLLDLPPGTGDVALDVHTMLPHCKEIIVTTPHPTAAFVAARAGAMALQTDHDILGVVENMSYFESKLTGEKEFVFGQGGGEKLTEELRTDLLGKLPLQQPDWNEEDFAPSIYAEDHRLGQIYGEIAHKVIEKLS, encoded by the coding sequence ATGTTAACAGAACAGCAGACTCGCGATCTTTTATCTCAGTTAAAGGATCCTTTCTTACATAAAACGTTAAAAGAAACCAACGGTGTTGTTGAAGTTAGTGTGAAAAAAGAAAAAGAGCATGTGAGTGTGAAGATTGCACTTGCGAAGACCGGTTCAGGCGAACAATTGCAATTCCAGCAGCAGGTTGTCCAATTATTAAAAGACAATGGAGCAGGCTCTGTGGGAATCCGTTTCACTGAACTTCCCCAGGAAGAACTTGAAAAACATAGGGGAACAGGCGGAGAAGGTACGGATTTATTATCGCCTGCAAGTAAAACGACGTTCATTGCCATCGCCTCGGGTAAAGGCGGAGTGGGAAAATCCACTGTTTCCGTTAACCTGGCTGTGGCGCTTGCCCGCCAAGGAAAGAAAGTGGGACTGATTGATGCAGATATATACGGATTCAGTGTTCCGGATATGATGGGAATCGTAAAGCGCCCGGTAGTCCGCGGGGAAAGAATTATTCCAGTAGAACGTTTCGGGGTCAAAGTCATTTCCATGGGCTTTTTTGTTGAAGACAATGCACCTGTCATTTGGAGAGGGCCGATGCTTGGTAAAATGCTGAATAATTTCTTCTCGGAAGTAGAGTGGGGAGACTTGGATTATCTGCTATTGGACCTGCCTCCGGGTACAGGTGATGTGGCGCTTGACGTTCATACGATGCTTCCTCATTGTAAGGAAATCATCGTCACCACACCTCATCCGACAGCGGCCTTTGTTGCAGCGCGTGCCGGGGCAATGGCATTACAGACCGATCACGATATCCTTGGCGTCGTCGAGAATATGTCTTACTTTGAAAGCAAGCTGACCGGTGAGAAGGAATTCGTATTCGGACAAGGCGGAGGGGAAAAATTGACAGAGGAATTACGTACAGACCTTCTGGGTAAACTGCCTCTCCAGCAGCCTGATTGGAATGAGGAAGATTTCGCACCTTCGATTTATGCGGAAGACCACAGGCTCGGTCAGATTTATGGGGAAATCGCCCATAAAGTCATTGAAAAATTGTCATAA
- the gerD gene encoding spore germination lipoprotein GerD, giving the protein MKRYSFLFLLTVVLLTACGGGGETGGSKMDYEETKKMVVDILKTDDGKKAIQEVMKDEKMKSELIMDQGVVKDTISKTLTSDKGTEFWKKAIEDPKFAESMAKSMKDGNEKLLKDLMKDPEYQGMMMDLMKDPEFQKEMTEALKSKEYREHLQKVVLETFESPLFKAKIQDILLKAAEEAGGGKEEGGGGGESGQTGGQGGSSEGSEGGGGGGGG; this is encoded by the coding sequence ATGAAAAGATATTCCTTTCTTTTTCTACTGACTGTTGTTCTTTTGACCGCTTGCGGCGGCGGAGGGGAAACAGGCGGCAGTAAAATGGATTATGAAGAGACCAAGAAAATGGTTGTCGATATACTAAAAACCGACGATGGAAAAAAGGCAATACAAGAAGTCATGAAGGATGAAAAAATGAAGTCTGAGCTTATTATGGACCAAGGAGTTGTAAAGGATACCATTTCAAAAACCCTTACGTCTGATAAAGGCACTGAATTCTGGAAGAAAGCCATCGAAGATCCAAAGTTTGCCGAATCCATGGCAAAAAGCATGAAAGATGGCAATGAGAAACTGCTCAAGGATTTGATGAAGGATCCAGAGTATCAAGGTATGATGATGGATTTAATGAAAGACCCTGAATTTCAAAAAGAAATGACAGAAGCCTTAAAGAGCAAGGAGTACCGGGAACACCTTCAAAAAGTGGTCCTCGAAACATTTGAAAGCCCACTATTCAAAGCAAAGATACAGGATATCCTTCTTAAAGCAGCCGAGGAAGCCGGCGGCGGAAAAGAAGAAGGCGGCGGCGGTGGTGAAAGCGGTCAGACCGGCGGCCAAGGCGGGTCTTCTGAAGGTTCAGAAGGCGGCGGCGGTGGCGGTGGCGGCTAA
- a CDS encoding KinB-signaling pathway activation protein, producing MTIRNWIRFFVHTLILGGAVTAAASLFIRWDQYSPYLQDGNVIGILSSLLWFLFVGFTFSVISQMGYFAYLTIHQFGVGMFKSFWNSVQVVLIVFVLFDLIYFRFRAFAEEGASYTPYILLGIGILLVGMLVAYLKNQQSEAKTNTFISALFFMVVVTTLEWLPVLLVNSIKWLYLMLIALLVCNAYQLLKLPKYIEQSQLERQNKQQKK from the coding sequence GTGACCATCCGAAATTGGATTCGTTTTTTTGTACATACGTTAATTCTTGGCGGTGCAGTGACGGCTGCAGCCTCTCTTTTCATAAGATGGGATCAATACAGTCCTTACCTTCAAGATGGGAATGTAATCGGAATATTATCCAGCCTTCTATGGTTTTTATTTGTGGGATTCACTTTCAGTGTCATCAGCCAAATGGGGTACTTTGCTTATTTGACGATCCACCAGTTTGGAGTGGGGATGTTCAAAAGCTTTTGGAATTCCGTCCAGGTTGTGCTGATTGTGTTTGTGTTATTTGACCTTATTTACTTTCGCTTCCGGGCTTTTGCCGAGGAAGGGGCGTCTTATACCCCGTATATCCTCTTGGGAATCGGTATCCTGTTAGTGGGAATGCTTGTCGCATACTTGAAAAATCAACAATCAGAAGCAAAAACCAATACTTTTATATCAGCATTGTTCTTCATGGTTGTCGTCACGACGCTCGAGTGGCTTCCGGTACTGCTGGTAAACTCCATTAAATGGCTTTACCTCATGTTGATCGCTTTATTAGTATGTAATGCTTATCAACTGCTGAAACTCCCGAAATATATCGAACAATCCCAGCTGGAACGACAAAACAAACAGCAAAAGAAGTAG
- the pdaB gene encoding polysaccharide deacetylase family sporulation protein PdaB translates to MNVFYTVNAKRLKQISLVIIISFFTALFVYSSTLSSVPVFGTKDGPKAIYKGEKGVALTFNIGWGDEKAKPILDELKKLNVQSATFFISGSWAERHPDLVEQIVKDGYEIGNLGYAYSDYTDMEPNKIRQDIMKADTVFKKLNVKDVKLLRVPTGHFNKETLKVADSLGLTVVHWSVDSKDWTNPGREAIIENVSNAKKGDIILLHASDSAKQTKNALPAIVKTLKGKGSFVSVSDMISNGDAKSSLIQ, encoded by the coding sequence ATGAATGTGTTCTATACCGTAAATGCGAAAAGACTGAAACAGATCAGTTTGGTCATCATCATCTCATTCTTTACAGCTCTATTTGTCTATAGCAGTACGCTTTCTTCTGTTCCGGTTTTTGGAACGAAAGATGGACCCAAGGCTATTTATAAAGGGGAAAAAGGCGTTGCTCTGACTTTCAATATCGGGTGGGGAGATGAGAAAGCAAAACCGATTTTAGACGAATTGAAAAAGTTGAACGTACAGTCTGCCACTTTCTTTATTTCCGGTTCCTGGGCTGAGCGTCATCCTGATCTGGTTGAGCAAATTGTAAAAGACGGATACGAAATCGGAAATCTCGGCTATGCATATTCTGACTACACCGACATGGAACCGAATAAAATAAGGCAGGATATCATGAAAGCTGATACTGTTTTTAAAAAGCTGAATGTGAAAGATGTAAAATTGCTTCGGGTCCCTACAGGTCACTTTAACAAAGAAACCTTAAAAGTGGCAGATAGTCTTGGCTTGACCGTTGTTCACTGGAGTGTGGATTCAAAGGACTGGACCAACCCTGGGAGAGAGGCGATCATCGAGAATGTAAGTAATGCCAAAAAAGGGGACATCATTCTTCTTCATGCATCCGATTCTGCAAAGCAGACAAAAAACGCCCTGCCTGCCATCGTTAAGACCTTGAAAGGAAAAGGAAGCTTTGTGTCCGTTTCGGATATGATTTCAAATGGTGATGCAAAATCCAGTTTGATTCAATAA
- a CDS encoding transposase, with protein sequence MSKRNGPMEEVKKQYVRMALESGNMAFIARKTGVNQSTLSNWVKQYRDEIEAEMEKEGVTPLSKSSSESDIQKKYDHAMKLLGEKELEVTMLREMLKKKFPDFPSE encoded by the coding sequence ATGAGTAAACGAAATGGACCAATGGAAGAAGTGAAAAAACAATACGTTCGCATGGCGCTGGAATCAGGTAATATGGCTTTTATCGCTAGGAAAACAGGAGTCAATCAGTCCACTCTTAGTAATTGGGTAAAGCAGTATCGTGATGAGATTGAAGCTGAGATGGAAAAAGAGGGTGTAACTCCTCTATCCAAGTCTTCTTCTGAAAGTGATATCCAGAAGAAATACGATCATGCCATGAAATTACTCGGTGAGAAGGAACTTGAAGTTACGATGCTTAGAGAAATGCTAAAAAAAAAGTTTCCGGACTTTCCGAGCGAATAG
- a CDS encoding IS3 family transposase, whose product MQAGFPAKRVLKIASVGRSTYYYRVSNPTVKRETTGGRPIPGFSMNTKGKRVKDSLIKKYLMKLIDGESAVYGYRKLTRALRKKYKLIINKKKVYRLCKELDILMPQREKNPKYPRKLARNRSVNGPNQLWQLDIKYGYVLSSRRYFFLASAIDVYDRTIVGHYRGTVCEAKHITKMLQKAIMKRNIHIPDSEDQIADNSTKLIIRTDNGPQFCSHHFQDFCKEQIVIEHERIPPKSPNMNAYIESFHSVLERECYQRNEFINFEHAYKKVDDYIQFYNEERYHGSLMDYSPKEYFEKYMDNQVKPITLTM is encoded by the coding sequence ATCCAGGCTGGTTTTCCTGCCAAACGTGTTTTAAAGATTGCTTCCGTAGGACGTTCAACGTATTACTATAGGGTTTCTAACCCCACTGTGAAACGGGAAACCACGGGGGGAAGACCAATCCCTGGATTCTCCATGAACACCAAAGGAAAGAGAGTTAAAGATTCTTTAATAAAGAAGTACTTAATGAAATTGATTGATGGTGAATCAGCTGTATATGGGTACCGTAAGCTGACAAGGGCCTTAAGAAAAAAATACAAACTAATCATTAATAAAAAGAAAGTCTACAGATTGTGTAAAGAGCTAGATATCTTGATGCCTCAAAGAGAAAAGAACCCAAAATATCCTAGAAAACTAGCTAGAAACCGTTCTGTTAATGGTCCTAATCAGTTATGGCAGCTAGATATTAAGTATGGGTATGTGCTTTCTTCAAGGCGTTATTTCTTCCTGGCTAGTGCCATTGATGTCTACGATCGTACGATCGTAGGTCATTACAGAGGTACTGTGTGCGAAGCCAAACATATCACCAAAATGCTTCAGAAGGCTATTATGAAACGAAATATTCATATCCCCGACTCTGAAGATCAAATAGCTGATAACTCCACTAAACTAATTATCAGGACTGATAACGGTCCACAATTCTGTAGTCATCATTTTCAGGATTTTTGTAAGGAACAAATCGTGATTGAGCACGAAAGGATCCCACCGAAGTCACCTAATATGAATGCTTATATTGAGTCTTTTCATAGTGTACTGGAACGAGAGTGTTATCAAAGAAATGAGTTTATAAACTTTGAACATGCTTATAAAAAGGTCGATGATTATATCCAGTTTTACAATGAAGAACGATATCACGGCAGTTTGATGGACTATTCACCAAAAGAGTATTTTGAGAAATATATGGACAATCAAGTGAAACCAATCACATTAACCATGTGA
- the rocF gene encoding arginase — protein MNKNISIIGVPMDLGQMRRGVDMGPSAIRYAGVVERLENLGYDMKDLGDIEIGQAERVHNNPDTNLRNLKAVAEASSKLASTVDEVISSGDFPLIFGGDHSIAIGTLAGVSKHYENLGVIWYDAHGDLNTGETSPSGNIHGMPLAVSLGIGHEDLTSIGGNTPKIKPENIVIIGARSLDEGERELIKERGIKVYTMHEVDRMGMAKVMEEAIGYLKDKTDGVHLSLDLDGLDPSDAPGVGTPVLGGISYRESHLAMEMLEEAKIITSAEFVEVNPILDEKNKTATVAVALMGSLFGEKLL, from the coding sequence ATGAACAAGAACATATCAATTATTGGGGTACCTATGGATTTAGGACAGATGAGACGCGGGGTCGATATGGGACCAAGTGCCATCCGTTATGCAGGAGTGGTTGAGCGACTTGAAAATCTGGGTTATGACATGAAAGACCTTGGGGATATTGAAATTGGACAGGCAGAACGTGTACATAATAATCCGGATACTAATTTGAGAAATTTGAAAGCGGTTGCTGAAGCCAGCAGCAAGCTTGCATCTACCGTGGATGAAGTGATTTCAAGCGGAGATTTCCCATTGATTTTCGGAGGGGATCACAGTATTGCCATCGGGACGCTGGCGGGAGTTTCTAAACATTATGAAAATCTCGGAGTCATCTGGTATGATGCGCATGGAGATTTAAATACAGGTGAGACTTCTCCATCCGGCAACATTCATGGTATGCCTCTTGCGGTAAGCTTGGGGATCGGTCATGAAGACCTGACGAGCATCGGGGGGAATACGCCCAAAATCAAACCTGAGAATATCGTGATCATCGGTGCCCGCTCATTAGATGAAGGAGAAAGAGAGCTTATCAAGGAAAGAGGCATCAAGGTATATACAATGCACGAAGTCGACCGTATGGGTATGGCGAAGGTGATGGAGGAAGCGATTGGATACTTGAAGGATAAAACGGATGGTGTTCATTTGTCTCTTGATTTGGACGGACTGGATCCAAGTGACGCTCCTGGAGTGGGTACTCCGGTCCTTGGTGGAATCAGCTACCGGGAAAGTCATCTGGCCATGGAAATGCTTGAAGAAGCTAAAATCATTACATCCGCAGAATTTGTAGAGGTCAATCCGATCCTTGATGAAAAAAATAAAACGGCAACCGTAGCCGTTGCCCTGATGGGTTCCTTATTCGGGGAGAAACTGCTGTAA
- a CDS encoding aspartyl-phosphate phosphatase Spo0E family protein: MSGRVNKELLYQIEDCRRQMVELAKESSYADEKVVSLSTRLDNLLNQYQLVKQN; encoded by the coding sequence ATGAGTGGAAGGGTTAATAAAGAGTTGCTGTACCAAATTGAAGACTGCCGGCGTCAAATGGTAGAACTCGCAAAAGAGTCATCATACGCTGATGAAAAAGTGGTAAGTTTGAGTACCCGGTTGGACAATCTGTTAAACCAATACCAATTAGTCAAACAAAATTGA